The Marinococcus sp. PL1-022 DNA segment CGTGAATTCGGCACTGCGCACGGAGTCGACCTGGTTGATTTGCGTCGGGGCGGCCCCCTCTTCAATGGTCGCTACCTCCGAAAGTTGTACATATTCGCCTTCCTGGTTCGGAATTTCTATGCTTTCGAAATTCTCTCTGTTGGATAGCACATCTTGATTGTATTGCACATTGACACTGTACGTGTTGTTGCTGTCGGTGGTAATGGTCCCGGCGCTTTCTCCATTCGTGGCCGCGTTGACGGCTTGGGCAATCTCTGCCGGGGCCAGGCCGTTATCCCGGGCTGCTTCCCGGTCGATATTGGCCTGGAGTTCGGTGCCGGAAGCCGTTTCGGTACTGGTCACTTCGCGAATGGTGTCTTCGCTCTCCAGCTCCTCGACCACTTCTTCACTGGTGTTGCCTAACCGCTCGGCATTAGGATCCTCAATGGTGAAACTATACGTGTTGGGTTCGCCACCGACGCCCGCCTGGGCGGCACTTTGAACCTGGATATCTGCTTGTTCGTCAATATCTTCGATGTCCTCGGAGAACGTATCGACAAATTCATCTGTGCTTCCGTCCCGGTCGTCCGGATTGACGAGGTTGACGGTGATTTCTCCAACATTGCTTTCCGAACTAACCCCGGCGTTTTGCGCAGTGGAACCAATAGTACTTAAATAGTTTTCCACATCGCTTTCGTCGTCCAGTTGTTCTTCAATGGCCTGGACGGTTTCTTCGGTGCGGGAGAGGGCGGTTCCTTCCTCCATTTCCACTTCCACGGTTGCTTGCCCCTGATCACTGGAAGGCAAAAACTCGACGCCTGTGGTTGTCAGGCCGAGCGCACCGATCAGAAATGTCACTGCGGTGATAGTAAGAACGACCAGTCGTCTTCGAAGGGTCCACCGCGAGAACTGTCCCATTTTTTTCATAAACGTAGAAGTTTTTCGTTTGTTTTCCTGATTCTCGTTTGGTGCTTTGAGAAGCCGGCTGGCTAGCATCGGAACGATGGTGACAGCGACAAACAGAGACGCAAACAAACTAAAGGCAATCGCAATGGAAATCGGAGCGAAAAGGTCTCCGGCGATGCCTGTAATGAAAACAACAGGCAGGAAGATCGAGACGGTGGTCAAGGTAGAAGCGGTGATTGCCCCAGCAACTTCCCGGGTACCATCTGCTGCCGCTTCTTTAGGCGTTTTTTTCATCGACAGGTGCCGGTAGATATTTTCGACCACCACAATGGAGTTATCGACTAGCATGCCGATCCCTAACGCAAGACCGCCAAGGGTCATGATATTAAGGCTGATATTGGTGAAAAAGAACAGGGCAAAGGTGGTAATAACCGAAAATGGGATGGCGATGCCAATGATTAACGGCGTTTTCAAATTCCGTAAAAAGGCAAATAGGACCACCATCGCTAAAAGTCCACCACTAATTAAAGCCGTTGTGACACTGTCGATGGAATCCTGGATAAATTCACCTTCATCGAACAGCGTGATCGCATCCAAATCATCGTACTGGGATTCATCCAACAGATCAGTCATTTCTTCATTCACGTTGGTGGAAACCTGAGCCGTATTGGCATCGGCTTCCTTCATAACCCCCATTTGAATGGCCGGGTCCTGGTTTACTCGGGTAATCACGTTCTGTTCTTCCGTGTTTAGGGAGACCGAGGCGACATCGGATAAAGCGATGGATTCGCCGGACTCTGTGCCCTGGCCAACCGTGATACTGCTTAATTCATCCGCTGAGGATAAATCGCTGATGACGCGTGTAGAGATGGTTTCTTGCTCGTCTTCATTCACGATAATTCCGCCAGGTACGGTGGCTTGCTGGCTTTGAATGGCTTGAACCACTGCGCTTTGTGTTAATCCGTTATCTTCTAGAGCTGCTTGGTCCAGCGCGACATCAAACTGTTCCGTAAGGGTGCCGGAGGCGGAAATGTCTGCCACCCCTTCGGTGCGTTGAAGTTCGTTTTGAAATTCGGTGGCCTGATCCTGAAAATCGCTCAC contains these protein-coding regions:
- a CDS encoding efflux RND transporter permease subunit → MKLWNSSIKRPKFTIVVMIVLVLLGSVSLSRLPLQLFPNVEAPAAAVTTSYPGAGPEEVLNEVTEEVESDLSDISGVNEITSQSMEGSSIVIMEFNPGTEIDDVKTDIVSTISQTGLPDNAGSPSFLEFDPSMLPTIQMALSAGGDNVSDFQDQATEFQNELQRTEGVADISASGTLTEQFDVALDQAALEDNGLTQSAVVQAIQSQQATVPGGIIVNEDEQETISTRVISDLSSADELSSITVGQGTESGESIALSDVASVSLNTEEQNVITRVNQDPAIQMGVMKEADANTAQVSTNVNEEMTDLLDESQYDDLDAITLFDEGEFIQDSIDSVTTALISGGLLAMVVLFAFLRNLKTPLIIGIAIPFSVITTFALFFFTNISLNIMTLGGLALGIGMLVDNSIVVVENIYRHLSMKKTPKEAAADGTREVAGAITASTLTTVSIFLPVVFITGIAGDLFAPISIAIAFSLFASLFVAVTIVPMLASRLLKAPNENQENKRKTSTFMKKMGQFSRWTLRRRLVVLTITAVTFLIGALGLTTTGVEFLPSSDQGQATVEVEMEEGTALSRTEETVQAIEEQLDDESDVENYLSTIGSTAQNAGVSSESNVGEITVNLVNPDDRDGSTDEFVDTFSEDIEDIDEQADIQVQSAAQAGVGGEPNTYSFTIEDPNAERLGNTSEEVVEELESEDTIREVTSTETASGTELQANIDREAARDNGLAPAEIAQAVNAATNGESAGTITTDSNNTYSVNVQYNQDVLSNRENFESIEIPNQEGEYVQLSEVATIEEGAAPTQINQVDSVRSAEFTVLYESSAELSNVSETVNDVIDDVNLADNAEFVVGGNQEMINDLAAEAAIAFALGLAFIYLVMAAQFESFKQPLIIMFTVPLFVIGVMLSLVVTQKPISAMALIGVIVLAGIVVNNAIVLLDYVNQQKAKGMGTVEALVTSVQNRTRPILITTITTILGVFPLALGIGQGSETIQPMAIVIIGGLLSSTLLTLFVIPVIYSLFDKTTRHMNKKYLTPDGQIIYRREYLENSSHATSDETDTTSRETSDDEQPSEQTTDRSTYSEEEILDALENLRHQKKQSDSSKDDPNRS